In the Victivallis sp. Marseille-Q1083 genome, one interval contains:
- a CDS encoding RHS repeat protein, translated as MIYNSLNRTYNYLLRTNAVNQYSLITEPNGTTYAQVHDADGNLTGSYTTQYTYDAENRLKTADVGTYRYEYTYDYLSRRIRQKVILKSGATGQTQSEVAYVYDGWNVVGVYDITTATTTFQKGYLWGEDLSGSLQGAGGVGGLLAEKRGGQTYLPVYDGNGNIMSYLNASTKASVAEYVYDAFGRTISSSGAEADNFTYRFSTKPVDGNGLYYYGYRYYDPQHGRWISRDPIEEEGGINLYGFVQNNGVMKYDLLGTFVLSPGYEYRVYAGGYPLWGSYNIRFFEETLQETSSFISKKIIVRSNMYSAFRTSRERYDYGWGAYPGRNPVIPTETPHEMFWAYAMIFTCKCQSKDNGEVYGAVELFEKSSSWQVERDWFEGYSVDGGVSLMKLGMGLSFNGSNVLNFERAGGSAYIATGTVYRVAYEVGWMLNKTTSASISAMGLGMGFPILSQNTVIAKLRFMVQGTCSFENGRLNLDLVYLDY; from the coding sequence ATGATTTATAATAGTCTGAACCGGACGTATAATTATCTGCTGCGGACGAACGCGGTGAATCAGTATTCGCTGATCACCGAGCCGAATGGCACCACTTACGCGCAGGTGCATGATGCTGACGGCAACCTGACTGGCAGCTATACGACGCAATATACCTACGATGCCGAGAACCGTCTGAAAACGGCGGATGTCGGGACTTATCGTTATGAGTATACTTACGACTATTTAAGTCGTCGGATCAGGCAGAAGGTGATCCTGAAATCGGGCGCGACTGGCCAGACGCAGTCGGAGGTCGCTTACGTCTACGACGGCTGGAATGTGGTGGGCGTCTACGACATCACGACGGCGACGACGACTTTCCAAAAGGGGTATCTGTGGGGCGAAGACCTCTCCGGCAGCCTGCAAGGCGCCGGCGGGGTCGGCGGGCTGCTGGCGGAAAAGCGCGGTGGGCAGACTTATCTGCCGGTCTATGACGGCAACGGCAACATCATGAGCTACCTGAATGCGTCGACCAAGGCCTCGGTGGCGGAGTACGTCTACGACGCCTTCGGCCGCACAATATCTTCGAGTGGCGCGGAGGCCGACAACTTCACCTACCGGTTCAGCACGAAGCCGGTGGACGGCAATGGGCTTTACTACTACGGTTACCGTTACTACGATCCGCAGCACGGCCGCTGGATCAGCCGCGACCCGATTGAGGAAGAAGGAGGGATAAATCTGTATGGGTTCGTTCAGAATAACGGCGTAATGAAATATGATTTGCTGGGAACATTCGTATTAAGTCCTGGATATGAGTATCGCGTATATGCTGGCGGATATCCATTATGGGGAAGTTATAATATTAGATTTTTTGAAGAAACATTACAAGAAACTTCTTCTTTTATTTCTAAAAAGATAATTGTGAGAAGTAATATGTATAGTGCATTTCGTACATCACGAGAAAGATATGATTATGGATGGGGGGCCTATCCAGGACGGAATCCAGTAATACCTACAGAAACTCCTCATGAGATGTTTTGGGCTTATGCGATGATTTTTACATGTAAATGCCAATCCAAAGATAATGGAGAGGTCTATGGTGCTGTAGAACTTTTTGAAAAATCTTCAAGCTGGCAAGTTGAAAGAGATTGGTTTGAGGGATATTCTGTGGATGGAGGAGTCTCTTTAATGAAATTAGGCATGGGCCTTTCATTTAATGGTTCAAATGTGCTTAATTTTGAAAGAGCAGGAGGCTCTGCCTATATAGCAACTGGTACAGTTTATCGTGTAGCTTATGAAGTTGGTTGGATGCTTAATAAAACCACTTCTGCAAGTATTAGTGCAATGGGGCTAGGGATGGGGTTTCCTATATTATCCCAAAATACTGTCATCGCAAAATTACGGTTTATGGTTCAAGGAACATGTTCATTTGAAAATGGTCGATTGAATCTAGATTTGGTTTATCTTGATTATTAA
- a CDS encoding IS1380 family transposase codes for MTKCNVSIPVFQGPKSRKIEFNFAGGDISSDGGLLFVKEFDRKLGLTRRAGNLLDSFDIRQPGKVEHSYLSMLRQRVFGLVAGHEDLNDHHELRTDPLIQTVVGRDRQLATPSTLCRFENGIDRRACVDLSRLFVEFFIESFSTPPRELILDFDATDDLTYGMQENRFFHGYYDHYCFLPLYVFCGDQLLVAYLRPSKIDAAKHAWAILSLLVKRFRQKWPKVKIIFRGDSGFCRQKMLNWCDKNEVKYIVGLAKNPRLLELSKDLQVKAEALYNETHEKAKLFTQFEYAAGTWKYPRRVIAKAEFNSPGPNNRFIVTNLDDDGQYLYEKVYCARGEMENRIKEQQLDLFADRTSCHDFAANQFRLLLSSLAYILMERFRALLLTGTQFAEATCGSIRLYLVKIGAIIRRNTRKIYVALSSACPNQELLRLIAAKIIAWE; via the coding sequence ATGACAAAATGTAATGTTTCGATTCCGGTCTTTCAAGGTCCGAAAAGCAGAAAAATTGAATTCAATTTCGCCGGTGGAGATATCAGCAGTGACGGCGGGTTGCTTTTTGTGAAAGAATTCGACCGCAAACTCGGTTTGACCCGGCGCGCCGGTAACCTGCTGGATTCTTTTGATATTCGACAGCCCGGAAAAGTTGAGCATTCCTATCTGAGCATGCTTCGTCAACGAGTTTTTGGTTTGGTTGCCGGCCATGAAGATCTCAATGACCATCATGAATTGCGAACTGATCCGCTGATTCAAACTGTTGTCGGTCGTGATCGTCAACTCGCCACTCCAAGCACTTTATGTCGATTCGAAAATGGAATCGATCGTCGTGCTTGCGTAGATTTGAGCCGATTGTTTGTCGAATTCTTTATCGAAAGTTTCTCCACGCCGCCTCGAGAATTGATTCTTGATTTCGATGCCACCGATGACCTTACTTACGGGATGCAGGAAAATCGCTTTTTTCATGGCTATTATGACCACTATTGCTTTTTGCCGTTGTATGTTTTCTGCGGGGATCAATTGCTTGTGGCTTATTTGCGTCCATCAAAAATTGATGCGGCCAAGCATGCTTGGGCGATTCTCTCGCTACTGGTAAAGCGCTTTCGGCAGAAATGGCCGAAGGTTAAGATTATTTTCCGGGGAGACAGTGGCTTTTGTCGGCAGAAAATGCTGAACTGGTGTGATAAAAATGAGGTCAAATATATTGTCGGATTGGCGAAAAATCCACGTTTGCTGGAATTATCAAAAGATCTTCAAGTGAAAGCGGAAGCACTTTACAACGAAACACATGAAAAAGCAAAACTGTTTACTCAGTTCGAATATGCGGCAGGAACTTGGAAATATCCGCGCCGGGTGATTGCCAAAGCGGAATTCAACTCCCCCGGACCGAATAATCGTTTTATCGTCACCAATCTTGATGATGATGGACAATATCTTTATGAAAAAGTTTATTGCGCCCGAGGAGAGATGGAAAACAGGATCAAGGAACAGCAGCTGGATCTTTTCGCTGATCGGACGAGCTGCCATGACTTTGCGGCAAATCAATTCCGACTTCTGCTTTCAAGTTTGGCTTATATTCTCATGGAACGGTTTCGGGCATTGTTGTTGACAGGAACTCAATTTGCCGAGGCTACCTGCGGCAGCATTCGCTTATACCTGGTGAAAATCGGTGCCATTATTCGACGGAATACCAGAAAAATTTATGTTGCTCTTTCAAGTGCTTGTCCAAATCAGGAACTCCTCCGCTTGATCGCTGCGAAAATCATCGCTTGGGAATAA
- a CDS encoding IS4 family transposase, with translation MESAPTKSNLSYANAHRSPKMFGDIFHMLLGHCHAIAPRHEFSFPKKLYSLDATLIELCVKVFPWATYRQTKGAIKLNMLLDHDGHLPVFVDFTNGDVHEVNSARRMELPRDSMVVCDRGYVDFSMLYKWNLSGVDFVTRLKTNTTYDIPEYDVKQYPGTVLSDEVIFLRGSQDKYPERLRKVVVCDVENHRTLTLLTNNFELDAQTIGDIYKARWQIESFFKMLKQNFKIKTFIGTSENAVRIQVWTALIAILLTKYLKFLSKAQWHFSTLVTFLKWNLFVYRDLRQWLDQPFTKPPEPESFQPEFAF, from the coding sequence GTGGAATCCGCTCCAACCAAATCCAACTTGTCGTACGCCAATGCCCATCGCTCTCCGAAAATGTTCGGCGATATTTTCCATATGCTTCTGGGACACTGCCATGCAATTGCGCCACGGCATGAGTTTTCGTTTCCCAAGAAACTTTACAGTCTCGACGCAACGCTGATTGAGCTTTGCGTTAAAGTTTTTCCATGGGCAACCTATCGGCAAACCAAAGGGGCAATCAAGCTCAATATGCTGTTGGATCACGATGGTCATCTTCCCGTGTTCGTTGATTTCACCAATGGAGATGTTCATGAGGTAAACAGCGCCAGACGAATGGAACTCCCGCGTGACAGCATGGTGGTTTGTGATCGCGGATACGTTGATTTTTCCATGCTGTATAAATGGAATCTCTCCGGTGTGGATTTTGTCACGCGCCTCAAGACCAATACGACCTACGACATCCCGGAATACGATGTCAAGCAATATCCCGGAACCGTTTTGAGCGATGAAGTCATTTTTCTGCGTGGTTCGCAAGACAAATATCCGGAACGTCTCCGCAAAGTGGTCGTCTGCGATGTGGAAAACCATCGGACATTGACCTTGCTAACCAACAATTTTGAGCTGGACGCACAAACGATCGGCGACATCTATAAGGCTCGCTGGCAAATCGAAAGCTTTTTCAAGATGCTCAAGCAGAACTTCAAGATCAAAACGTTTATCGGCACCAGCGAAAATGCGGTTCGGATTCAAGTTTGGACAGCGCTTATCGCTATTTTGCTGACCAAGTACCTGAAGTTTTTGTCGAAAGCGCAATGGCATTTTTCAACCCTGGTCACTTTCCTGAAATGGAATCTATTTGTTTACCGCGACTTGCGCCAATGGCTGGATCAACCATTTACCAAACCACCGGAGCCGGAATCATTTCAACCAGAGTTCGCTTTTTAG
- a CDS encoding DUF4372 domain-containing protein, which translates to MKNTSVSLFRQVLDLIPKREFEEIVMKHNGDKRKQSFDSWAHFVSMIFCQLAQANSLREICGGLKTCGGK; encoded by the coding sequence ATGAAGAATACATCAGTCAGTCTTTTTCGTCAAGTGTTGGATTTGATACCGAAGCGAGAATTTGAAGAAATAGTCATGAAACACAATGGAGACAAGCGAAAACAGTCCTTTGACAGTTGGGCACATTTTGTGTCGATGATCTTCTGCCAGTTGGCGCAGGCCAATAGTCTGCGAGAGATTTGCGGAGGTTTGAAAACCTGTGGAGGCAAATAG
- a CDS encoding RHS repeat domain-containing protein, whose amino-acid sequence MGGMSYTYDAYGRRITAADVWHAMNYSYDARNRFATVSGDVNTPFKAAYQHHNVTGQITQMTIDPLPGTGGMRPITQTRSYDSQHRLTGIAQNTPAVSMQPNGYTANYTYDIQGQRETQSSNLFGSRSYEYDVLGQLTREANDSGNTLMSYAYDLIGNRVNISKSGDFSRIYATDEVNRYETITTGGTAEVPEYDADGNLKAVNGCTLTWDGENRLISATKGPVQYVYSYDAFGRRTSEAYSGPDTATYPSRSFIWDGWNIHTETIGMDIDIPSTRICYVWGEDLSGTLQGAGGVGGLLFQTVMIGSQGGGETSFPLYDGNGNATVYVAPDGVYRQMYSYDGFLNAEPQIVNGEAFRFRGSTKSWNEFTGLLDYQLRSYNPQTGRWIQEDPIQEQGGVNLYGFVNNNPNKNIDVRGTILIQRNNQEFSKICLTSKAETIDDIVNAIRLDKNEWKKWLLTEEHASVDRIESFTWYLAPNTFVIATGNNTGVSTAILARWSMKLYDAAYEMGFNVINFRADVGTSVSRVISKTKEKSVWGYAFFGHGYAQTIIPYMPAWFLFADEQINGSFVWDESSDNMDIILEYNLRTSFKYALGINYHCHAEKQDWKLHSINYYGSNGVLSSLSGPRGIGYWGSWEGLLYSVFR is encoded by the coding sequence ATGGGAGGGATGTCCTATACATATGATGCCTATGGGCGACGCATTACCGCAGCTGATGTCTGGCATGCGATGAATTATTCCTATGATGCGCGAAATCGATTCGCTACGGTTTCCGGTGATGTCAATACGCCGTTCAAAGCCGCCTATCAGCACCATAACGTAACTGGTCAGATCACTCAAATGACCATAGATCCATTGCCCGGAACCGGCGGCATGAGGCCGATAACGCAGACCAGGAGCTACGATTCGCAACATCGCCTGACCGGTATAGCGCAGAACACGCCCGCAGTATCGATGCAGCCTAACGGCTATACGGCGAATTACACCTACGATATTCAAGGTCAGCGCGAAACTCAAAGCAGCAACTTGTTCGGTTCCCGGAGTTACGAATACGACGTTCTTGGCCAGTTAACCAGGGAAGCAAACGATAGCGGCAATACGCTTATGAGCTATGCGTATGACCTGATCGGCAACCGAGTCAATATATCAAAATCCGGTGATTTCAGCCGGATATATGCGACCGATGAAGTCAACCGCTATGAGACGATCACAACCGGCGGAACGGCGGAAGTTCCGGAGTATGACGCCGATGGCAATTTGAAGGCCGTGAACGGCTGCACTCTCACCTGGGATGGCGAAAACCGGTTGATATCCGCAACCAAAGGGCCGGTGCAGTATGTTTACAGCTATGATGCTTTCGGGCGTCGTACTTCGGAGGCCTATTCCGGTCCGGACACGGCGACTTATCCGTCCCGGAGTTTCATCTGGGACGGCTGGAACATCCATACGGAAACAATCGGCATGGACATTGATATTCCATCCACCCGCATCTGCTATGTGTGGGGTGAAGATCTGAGCGGCACGTTGCAGGGAGCCGGCGGCGTCGGCGGGCTGCTGTTCCAGACCGTCATGATAGGATCGCAAGGCGGCGGCGAAACGTCTTTCCCGCTGTATGACGGTAACGGCAATGCGACGGTGTACGTTGCTCCGGACGGTGTTTACAGGCAGATGTACAGCTATGACGGGTTCCTGAATGCCGAGCCGCAAATCGTCAACGGCGAAGCATTCCGTTTCCGTGGCAGCACCAAAAGCTGGAACGAATTTACCGGCCTGCTCGACTATCAGCTCCGCAGCTACAATCCTCAAACCGGCCGCTGGATACAGGAAGACCCGATCCAGGAACAGGGCGGAGTGAATTTATATGGGTTCGTCAATAATAATCCAAATAAAAATATTGATGTTCGGGGAACAATTTTAATTCAGCGAAATAATCAAGAATTTTCTAAAATATGCCTAACGTCAAAAGCAGAGACTATTGATGACATAGTAAATGCTATCAGACTAGATAAAAATGAATGGAAAAAATGGCTTTTAACTGAAGAACATGCCAGTGTTGATAGGATAGAGTCATTTACATGGTATTTGGCTCCAAATACATTTGTCATTGCAACAGGCAATAATACCGGGGTGTCAACAGCAATACTCGCAAGATGGTCTATGAAACTCTATGATGCCGCATATGAAATGGGTTTTAATGTTATTAATTTTCGTGCTGATGTCGGAACTTCAGTATCCAGGGTAATTTCGAAAACAAAAGAGAAATCAGTTTGGGGTTATGCTTTCTTTGGGCACGGTTATGCTCAGACCATTATTCCTTATATGCCGGCGTGGTTCCTTTTTGCTGATGAACAAATAAATGGTAGCTTTGTTTGGGATGAATCGAGCGATAATATGGATATTATTCTTGAATATAATTTAAGAACTTCATTTAAATACGCATTGGGAATTAATTATCACTGTCATGCAGAGAAGCAAGATTGGAAGCTACATTCAATAAATTATTATGGTTCTAATGGTGTTTTGAGTTCTCTTTCTGGACCGCGCGGAATTGGTTATTGGGGAAGTTGGGAAGGATTGCTGTATTCAGTTTTTAGATAA